The following proteins come from a genomic window of Rubrobacter aplysinae:
- a CDS encoding ATP synthase subunit B family protein, with translation MLGFQGMRADLEYITGVLDELESLVQDASNVPMNRARAMVDRSDVLVLVKELRDSLPGELEEAKAIHREHESIVDSGREEAERIVQNARQRAQEMVADSETYRRAQRRADENLDSAEKYSEEVCRGSEAYREQVMAQVERWFGESMQSVADSRQEFEVRDSHKSREDRGAEEGREDQESHESHESREVPSGEQNPLDDTRPQERQEPIAGDRENGGGGWRASSA, from the coding sequence GTGCTAGGGTTCCAAGGCATGAGGGCGGATCTCGAATACATAACCGGCGTCCTGGATGAGCTCGAGTCGCTGGTCCAGGATGCTTCCAATGTACCCATGAACCGGGCCCGGGCAATGGTGGACCGCTCGGACGTGCTCGTGCTGGTGAAGGAGTTGCGGGACTCCCTGCCGGGAGAGCTAGAAGAGGCCAAGGCCATCCACCGGGAGCACGAGTCAATAGTAGACTCCGGCCGGGAAGAGGCCGAGAGGATAGTGCAGAACGCCCGCCAGCGCGCCCAGGAGATGGTCGCCGACTCGGAGACGTACCGTAGGGCACAGCGCCGGGCGGACGAGAACCTGGATAGCGCGGAGAAATACTCGGAGGAGGTCTGCCGGGGCTCCGAAGCCTACAGGGAGCAGGTCATGGCGCAGGTGGAACGCTGGTTCGGGGAGTCCATGCAATCCGTGGCCGATTCGCGCCAGGAGTTCGAGGTGCGTGATTCTCATAAGAGCCGTGAGGATCGAGGGGCCGAAGAGGGCCGGGAAGATCAAGAAAGTCACGAGAGTCACGAGAGCCGGGAGGTTCCATCCGGGGAGCAGAACCCTCTCGACGACACCCGACCCCAGGAGCGCCAGGAGCCAATTGCGGGGGATAGGGAAAACGGCGGTGGTGGATGGCGGGCCAGCTCGGCCTGA
- a CDS encoding ribonuclease HIII, which translates to MSRAGEAPADLRRLLDGAGAEISEGRKIDHGVQHRIFRGPEKVTLNLYDSGKALVQGKESDLKGLLEGWKQERRPATASTAFRASKASNRASNRAPGEDGTTNGGAKASAQSPSRTGTDEAGKGDYFGPLVVAGARVRDAETDRALRGLGVRDSKLLTTVQAVELAEGIEEVLGPENVRVSCLEPMEFERRRSKAGENVNRLLGELNVEILAELGGVERFVVDEFAKKARSYIEPGTPDRVELEVRPRAEDDMAVAAASILARARYLREMDQLSRWAGFTLPRGSTHVKAAARRLYAARGREGLERAAKVSFSITTSIGAV; encoded by the coding sequence GTGAGCAGAGCCGGCGAGGCCCCCGCGGACCTGCGGCGTCTGCTCGATGGGGCGGGGGCCGAAATCTCCGAGGGCCGCAAGATAGACCACGGCGTCCAGCACCGCATCTTCCGGGGCCCGGAGAAGGTGACCCTCAACCTCTATGATAGCGGCAAGGCGCTGGTTCAGGGCAAGGAGTCCGACCTCAAGGGTCTGCTGGAGGGCTGGAAACAGGAGCGGCGGCCCGCCACGGCGTCCACGGCATTCAGAGCGTCCAAAGCATCTAACAGGGCGTCTAACAGAGCGCCCGGAGAAGACGGCACTACGAACGGAGGTGCGAAAGCCTCTGCCCAGAGTCCCAGCCGGACCGGCACCGACGAGGCCGGGAAAGGGGACTACTTCGGGCCGCTGGTGGTCGCCGGGGCGCGGGTCCGGGACGCGGAGACGGACCGGGCGCTGCGCGGGCTCGGGGTGCGGGACTCCAAGCTGCTCACAACCGTCCAGGCCGTGGAGCTGGCGGAGGGCATCGAGGAGGTGCTCGGGCCGGAGAACGTGCGTGTGTCGTGCCTGGAGCCGATGGAGTTTGAGCGCCGCCGCTCAAAGGCGGGCGAGAACGTAAACCGGCTGCTCGGGGAACTGAACGTCGAGATCCTCGCAGAGCTGGGCGGCGTTGAGAGGTTCGTGGTGGACGAGTTCGCGAAGAAGGCCCGCTCCTACATAGAGCCCGGAACCCCCGACAGGGTAGAGCTGGAGGTGAGGCCGCGCGCCGAGGATGATATGGCGGTCGCGGCGGCCTCTATCCTGGCCCGCGCCCGCTACCTGCGAGAGATGGACCAACTCTCCCGGTGGGCCGGGTTTACCCTGCCGCGCGGCTCCACCCACGTAAAGGCCGCCGCCCGGCGGCTGTACGCCGCGCGGGGCCGTGAGGGGCTGGAGCGGGCCGCGAAGGTGAGCTTCTCCATAACCACCAGCATCGGGGCCGTGTGA
- a CDS encoding SAM hydrolase/SAM-dependent halogenase family protein: MDETRGTRVICFLSDFGLGDDYVGVCKGVISSLLPSANVVDLAHELPGFGLEYGSEVLEHATRYMPADAVYLAVIDPGVGTTRRALALRTSGGASLVGPDNGLLVPAAETLGGVEEAVSLTDDRYHVHPVSSTFHGRDVFAPVAARIASGVPVADLGEGVDPDTLVRLELPEAGTIVPGGVQTRVLAVDRYGNVRLSASQDTPGFEFGCLLKVDTPEGALKCRYAETFGGSAFGDLLVVPDSHRRLSISINQGNAAKALGLKVGHRVRLTLLETGAPDEPGE, from the coding sequence ATGGACGAGACGCGGGGCACGCGGGTGATCTGCTTTCTGTCGGACTTCGGGCTCGGCGACGACTACGTCGGGGTGTGCAAGGGGGTGATCTCCTCGCTCCTGCCCTCCGCGAACGTCGTGGATCTGGCCCACGAGCTGCCGGGCTTCGGCCTGGAATACGGCTCCGAGGTCCTCGAACACGCGACCCGCTACATGCCCGCCGACGCCGTGTACCTCGCCGTCATAGACCCCGGCGTCGGCACCACGCGCCGGGCCCTGGCGCTCCGAACCTCCGGCGGAGCTAGCCTCGTCGGGCCGGACAACGGCCTACTAGTACCGGCGGCCGAGACCCTCGGCGGCGTCGAGGAGGCGGTCTCGCTGACCGACGACCGCTATCACGTGCATCCGGTTTCTAGCACCTTCCACGGCAGGGACGTCTTCGCCCCCGTGGCCGCGAGGATCGCCTCCGGCGTGCCGGTGGCAGACCTCGGCGAGGGCGTGGACCCTGACACGCTGGTCCGGCTAGAGCTCCCCGAGGCAGGGACCATTGTCCCGGGCGGTGTCCAGACCAGGGTGCTCGCCGTGGACCGCTACGGTAACGTCAGGCTCTCCGCCTCCCAGGATACGCCGGGCTTCGAGTTCGGCTGTCTGCTCAAGGTAGACACCCCGGAGGGCGCCCTGAAGTGCCGCTACGCTGAGACCTTCGGGGGCTCTGCGTTCGGGGATCTGCTCGTCGTGCCCGACTCCCACCGGCGCCTGAGCATCTCCATAAACCAGGGGAACGCGGCCAAGGCCCTCGGCCTGAAGGTCGGACACCGGGTAAGGTTAACGCTGCTCGAAACCGGAGCCCCGGATGAGCCAGGAGAATAA
- the dnaJ gene encoding molecular chaperone DnaJ, producing the protein MDTKDLYKVLGVEKSASQDDIRRAYRKLARKYHPDANPEDPDAETRFKEVQQAYEILSNPEKRREYDRGPREYFGGGAGQGGRQPGGGAGGAGEASFSDLSDLFGGFGDIFGGRSGTQQQRRSASTKGDDVTVTVNLRFKDAFQGITTRVNAPAEESCGDCRGTGAAPGTAPRTCPDCGGSGMKNRDQGFFALSGTCSRCGGKGTVVEKPCPACSGRGRVRRVRQVTVKIPAGARDGMKIRVPGRGGSGTRGGPAGDLYVVTRVEEHPVFKRQGDDFVAEVPVSFVEAALGSEIAVPRPEGGTVKLRLAAGTQDGKQMRVRGAGAPRAKARGERGDLMVKIRLVVPEKLTKREKEILEALADERDEDVRERLFREAREAGA; encoded by the coding sequence GTGGACACCAAAGACCTCTACAAGGTTCTCGGCGTAGAGAAGAGCGCCTCCCAGGACGACATCCGGCGCGCCTACCGCAAGCTCGCCCGCAAGTATCACCCGGACGCGAACCCGGAAGACCCGGATGCCGAAACCCGCTTCAAAGAGGTCCAGCAGGCGTACGAGATACTCTCCAACCCCGAAAAACGCCGCGAGTACGACCGCGGCCCTCGCGAATACTTCGGCGGCGGGGCCGGCCAGGGTGGCAGACAGCCCGGCGGCGGGGCTGGTGGAGCCGGCGAAGCCTCCTTCTCGGACCTCTCGGATCTCTTCGGCGGCTTCGGGGACATCTTCGGCGGCCGCAGTGGGACCCAGCAACAGCGCCGGAGCGCCTCCACGAAGGGTGACGACGTAACGGTAACGGTGAACCTGAGGTTCAAAGATGCCTTTCAGGGGATCACGACCCGGGTAAACGCGCCGGCCGAAGAGTCCTGCGGCGACTGCCGGGGGACCGGGGCCGCGCCGGGGACCGCGCCGCGCACCTGTCCCGATTGCGGAGGCTCGGGTATGAAGAACCGGGACCAGGGCTTTTTCGCGCTCTCCGGGACCTGCTCGCGGTGCGGCGGCAAGGGCACGGTGGTCGAGAAGCCGTGTCCGGCCTGTAGCGGCCGAGGCCGCGTGAGGCGCGTGCGGCAGGTTACGGTAAAGATACCGGCTGGGGCGAGGGACGGGATGAAGATCCGGGTACCGGGCCGCGGAGGCTCTGGGACCAGAGGAGGACCGGCGGGAGACCTGTACGTGGTCACCCGCGTCGAGGAGCATCCCGTCTTCAAGCGCCAGGGGGACGACTTCGTGGCCGAGGTGCCGGTCAGCTTCGTGGAGGCTGCGCTCGGCTCCGAGATAGCGGTGCCCCGTCCAGAGGGCGGCACGGTGAAGCTCAGGCTGGCCGCCGGCACCCAGGACGGCAAGCAGATGAGGGTGCGCGGGGCCGGCGCGCCGCGCGCCAAGGCTCGCGGCGAGCGCGGAGACCTGATGGTGAAGATCCGGCTCGTGGTGCCGGAGAAGCTCACCAAGCGGGAGAAGGAGATACTGGAGGCCCTGGCGGACGAGCGCGACGAGGACGTGCGCGAGCGGCTCTTCCGCGAGGCTCGCGAGGCCGGGGCCTAG
- a CDS encoding B-box zinc finger protein, with amino-acid sequence MAAPKHCYRHPDRETRLTCATCGRPICTECMRQTDVGIKCPDDARLPRGARAGVMKSSQILRAVGAGVGVALAGTLVAYIILQIGFGSIILSGLAGYGAGTVIYRAGGYNGGPIAMTISAAAVLIAFAPWVLPALLAGVFGLGVVLGPLIAVAVALYASRG; translated from the coding sequence GTGGCCGCGCCAAAGCACTGCTACCGCCACCCGGACCGCGAGACCCGCCTCACCTGCGCCACCTGCGGGCGTCCGATCTGCACCGAGTGCATGCGCCAGACCGACGTGGGCATAAAGTGCCCGGACGACGCCCGCCTGCCGCGCGGGGCCCGGGCCGGGGTCATGAAGTCGAGCCAGATACTCCGGGCCGTGGGCGCCGGGGTCGGGGTTGCGCTGGCGGGTACCCTGGTGGCGTACATCATTCTCCAGATAGGCTTCGGCAGCATCATACTCTCCGGCCTCGCGGGCTACGGGGCGGGGACCGTGATCTACCGCGCCGGAGGCTACAACGGCGGGCCCATAGCAATGACCATCTCGGCCGCCGCCGTGCTGATAGCCTTCGCGCCCTGGGTACTGCCAGCGCTGCTCGCCGGGGTGTTCGGGCTCGGGGTGGTCCTCGGCCCCCTGATAGCCGTGGCCGTCGCCCTGTACGCGAGCCGGGGCTAG
- a CDS encoding type IV pilus twitching motility protein PilT: MARVDELVRLLVEREGSDLHLKVGSPPAMRVKGSMQRSEHEPLTPRDTEEILGEILPQKLSEEFASQGEADFSYAVEGVGRLRVNAFRQRGSISIVMRHIPFGVPKFEDLGLPEAIRRLAAQERGIVLVTGTTGSGKSTTLASMIDLINRSSSKHIVTIEDPIEFLHRDRESLINQREVGADTDSFARALRRVLRQDPDIILIGEIRDAESAQIALSAAETGHLVLSTLHTVDATETVNRIIDLFPPHERGQVRTMLAGTLKGIVGQRLLRTADGAGRAAACEVLVATNRIRDFILDPEQTGQIHEAIAEGEYYGMQTYDQALLKLVEEGTIDYAEALGVASQPQNFKLMAQSLGVGAPR; this comes from the coding sequence TTGGCCAGGGTAGACGAGTTGGTGCGCCTGCTGGTAGAGCGGGAGGGCAGCGACCTGCACCTGAAGGTGGGGTCGCCGCCCGCGATGCGGGTGAAGGGCAGCATGCAACGCTCCGAGCACGAGCCGCTCACCCCCCGGGACACGGAGGAGATACTGGGGGAGATCCTGCCGCAGAAGCTCTCCGAGGAGTTCGCCTCCCAGGGCGAGGCCGACTTCTCCTACGCGGTCGAAGGCGTGGGCCGTCTGCGGGTAAACGCCTTCCGCCAGCGGGGCTCGATCTCCATAGTCATGCGGCACATACCGTTCGGGGTGCCGAAGTTCGAGGACCTCGGGCTTCCGGAAGCAATCCGCAGGCTCGCCGCCCAGGAGCGCGGCATCGTGCTCGTGACCGGCACCACCGGCAGCGGCAAGTCCACGACGCTGGCGTCCATGATCGACCTCATAAACCGCTCCTCCAGCAAGCACATCGTGACCATAGAGGACCCGATAGAGTTCCTGCACCGGGACCGGGAGAGCCTCATAAACCAGCGCGAGGTCGGGGCGGACACGGACTCCTTCGCCCGGGCCCTGCGGCGCGTGCTGCGCCAGGACCCGGACATAATCCTCATCGGCGAGATCCGGGACGCGGAGAGCGCCCAGATCGCGCTCTCCGCCGCCGAGACGGGGCATCTCGTCCTCTCGACGCTGCACACGGTGGACGCCACCGAGACGGTAAACCGCATCATAGACCTCTTCCCGCCGCACGAACGCGGTCAGGTGCGGACCATGCTCGCCGGGACGCTGAAGGGAATCGTCGGCCAGAGGCTGTTGCGTACCGCCGACGGCGCGGGTCGGGCCGCCGCCTGCGAGGTGCTCGTCGCCACGAACCGCATCCGGGACTTTATCCTGGATCCGGAGCAGACGGGCCAGATCCACGAGGCCATCGCCGAGGGCGAGTACTACGGGATGCAGACCTACGACCAGGCGCTCCTGAAGCTCGTCGAGGAAGGGACCATAGACTACGCCGAGGCGCTGGGCGTCGCCAGCCAGCCCCAGAACTTCAAGCTCATGGCGCAGTCTCTCGGGGTCGGGGCACCGCGCTAG
- a CDS encoding MerR family transcriptional regulator — MGAKVRRRPVYMIGVAAELIGVHPQTLRMYEQKGILCPRKSIKNTRLYSEEDVERGQYIQRLTRETGMNLAGVKKVFDMERRIEKLEYENRKLYRELDRAHVEHEHSLSEVHRSYKRELVVLPRGEVEQFAPPRRGLRKGL, encoded by the coding sequence GTGGGCGCGAAGGTGCGCAGACGGCCCGTGTACATGATCGGCGTGGCCGCGGAGTTGATCGGGGTGCATCCGCAGACACTGCGGATGTACGAGCAGAAGGGCATACTCTGTCCGCGTAAGAGCATAAAGAACACCCGCCTCTACTCCGAGGAGGACGTGGAGCGCGGCCAGTACATACAGAGGCTCACCCGCGAGACGGGGATGAACCTCGCCGGGGTGAAGAAGGTCTTCGACATGGAACGCCGCATAGAGAAGCTCGAGTACGAGAACCGGAAGCTCTACCGCGAGCTGGACCGCGCCCACGTCGAGCACGAGCACAGTCTGAGCGAGGTACACCGCAGCTACAAACGCGAGCTCGTCGTGCTACCGCGTGGAGAGGTAGAGCAGTTCGCACCACCCCGCCGCGGGCTGCGAAAGGGACTGTAG
- a CDS encoding acylphosphatase: protein MQGETEDRERAHVYVSGRVQGVFFRDAARQEANRLGLSGWASNLPDGRVEAAFEGESSSVRQMIRWCEEGSPEASVESVETEFEEPGESQGGSENSGDFEIR from the coding sequence TTGCAGGGCGAAACAGAGGATAGAGAGAGGGCTCACGTATACGTCTCGGGCCGCGTGCAAGGCGTGTTTTTCCGGGATGCGGCCCGCCAGGAGGCGAACCGGCTCGGGCTCTCCGGGTGGGCCTCGAACCTGCCGGACGGCCGGGTCGAGGCGGCCTTCGAGGGAGAGTCCAGTAGCGTGCGGCAGATGATCCGGTGGTGCGAAGAGGGCTCGCCCGAGGCCTCCGTCGAGAGCGTGGAGACGGAGTTCGAGGAGCCCGGAGAAAGCCAGGGCGGCTCGGAAAACTCGGGAGACTTCGAGATCCGGTGA
- a CDS encoding glycosyltransferase produces MLPGGSEPPEADGAGRSRLTLVVPTRNEAGNVPRLVSEVRQSLSDIDYRLVFVDDSTDETPEIVRSLAEEDPRITLIHREGEDREGGLSTAVTTGIDTVSEASEYTCVMDADLQHPPQKVREMLGTADNEGSDVVVASRYVSGGSYEGLSGPLRRAVSTGSKYLAQIVFREARKTTDPMTGFFLVRNEAISGIQLRPTGFKILVEILVCAPDLKVVEVPFNFQARNAGVSKASLGQGAEYLSHLASLFWYVPSAGRFWKFAMVGASGVLVNMAVLILLAEYVNAHKVIAWMFAVGLSTLSNFLLNSAFTWRDIRHASRIHFLARGALAYPVAIIGIGANFAVYYPLLKYVTEAFPYYVFFNFLGILAGMMVNFTLNSRVVFRPSKPDYPDPEEGPDAVADRVRSALGADLVALVRAGDTETVGLSSGGRLTGADRSIAELALGNGQPMLVVNGPRRLPQARTNARWDNSLAVPVSLGNQVRGVFYVTRRASARFSEDDLHWLTAYVQDAGGIFDPPPEPGPQEAPAKVSGPTVRKSD; encoded by the coding sequence GTGCTACCGGGAGGTTCGGAGCCGCCAGAGGCGGACGGAGCCGGGCGCTCCAGGCTCACCCTTGTCGTCCCGACCCGCAACGAGGCGGGCAACGTGCCCAGGCTGGTCTCCGAGGTCCGGCAAAGCCTGTCGGACATAGATTACCGGCTCGTGTTCGTGGACGACTCCACCGACGAGACCCCGGAGATAGTACGCTCCCTGGCAGAGGAAGACCCCCGGATAACCCTGATCCACCGCGAAGGCGAGGACCGGGAAGGCGGGCTCTCGACCGCCGTTACGACGGGTATAGACACGGTCTCGGAGGCCAGCGAGTACACCTGTGTCATGGACGCCGACCTCCAGCACCCGCCGCAGAAGGTGCGCGAGATGCTGGGGACCGCCGATAACGAGGGCTCGGACGTGGTGGTCGCCAGCCGCTACGTCTCCGGGGGGAGCTACGAGGGGCTCTCCGGCCCCCTGAGGCGCGCAGTCTCGACCGGCAGCAAGTACCTGGCGCAGATAGTGTTCCGGGAGGCCCGCAAGACCACCGACCCGATGACCGGCTTCTTCCTGGTACGCAACGAGGCGATCTCGGGGATCCAGCTAAGGCCGACGGGGTTCAAGATACTGGTCGAGATCCTGGTCTGCGCCCCGGACCTCAAGGTGGTAGAGGTCCCGTTCAACTTCCAGGCGCGAAACGCCGGGGTATCGAAGGCGAGCCTCGGGCAAGGCGCGGAGTACCTGTCTCACCTGGCGAGCCTGTTCTGGTACGTGCCATCGGCGGGGAGGTTCTGGAAGTTCGCGATGGTCGGGGCGTCGGGCGTGCTGGTGAACATGGCGGTCCTGATCCTGCTCGCCGAGTACGTAAACGCCCACAAGGTCATCGCCTGGATGTTCGCCGTCGGGCTCTCCACGCTCTCCAACTTTCTCCTGAACAGCGCGTTTACCTGGCGCGACATCCGGCACGCCAGCCGCATACACTTTCTGGCGCGCGGGGCGCTGGCGTATCCGGTGGCGATTATCGGCATCGGGGCGAACTTCGCCGTGTACTACCCGCTTCTGAAGTACGTGACCGAGGCCTTCCCCTACTACGTCTTCTTCAACTTCCTGGGCATCCTGGCGGGCATGATGGTGAACTTCACGCTCAACTCCCGGGTGGTCTTCCGGCCCTCGAAGCCAGATTACCCCGACCCGGAGGAAGGCCCGGACGCGGTGGCCGACAGGGTGCGCTCGGCGCTCGGGGCGGATCTGGTGGCGCTGGTGCGGGCCGGGGACACCGAGACCGTCGGCCTCTCCTCCGGCGGCAGGCTCACCGGGGCGGACCGGAGCATCGCGGAGCTCGCGCTGGGGAACGGACAGCCGATGCTGGTTGTGAACGGCCCGCGCCGGCTGCCGCAGGCGAGGACCAACGCGCGTTGGGACAACTCGCTCGCGGTCCCGGTCTCGCTCGGCAACCAGGTGCGCGGCGTCTTCTACGTCACCCGGCGCGCCAGCGCCCGGTTCTCGGAGGATGACCTGCACTGGCTGACCGCCTACGTGCAGGATGCGGGCGGCATCTTCGACCCCCCGCCGGAGCCGGGGCCTCAGGAAGCGCCCGCTAAAGTGTCAGGGCCCACGGTACGAAAATCCGACTGA